In Ananas comosus cultivar F153 linkage group 10, ASM154086v1, whole genome shotgun sequence, the following proteins share a genomic window:
- the LOC109715976 gene encoding ABC transporter B family member 9-like, translated as MAKVPSEPNCVDGRGTGRTMGGGGRGRGEARSVAEKRSGDGHGDGEGEGEGEGKRGGGGGDQKVPLHRLFTFADAPDVTLMAVGTAAAVANGLAMPLMTFIFGQLIDAFGVANRESVVRSVAKVVLKFVYLAGASGVAAFLQVSCWMVTGERQASRIRRLYLKAILRQDMAFFDNETTTGEVIGRMSGDTILIQDAIGEKVAKFIQLVSTFFGGFIVAFTKGWLLSLVMLSSIPPIVIAGATMSLTISRLSTRGQAAYAEAGNVVEQTVGSIRTVVSFTGEKRAIDKYNKFVNSAYKSAIHEGTAAGMGIGCVLFVVFSSYSLAVWYGSKLIIEKGYNGGAVINVIMAIMTGAMSLGQASPCINAFASGRAAAYKMFETIYRKPEIDAYNENGLVLADIKGEIDLKDIYFSYPARPDQLIFDGFSLHVSSGTTMALVGESGSGKSTVISLVERFYDPQAGEVLIDGVNLKELKLTWIREKIGLVSQEPILFTTTIKENIEYGKEGATMDEIRRAMELANAAKFVDKLPNGLNTMVGEHGTQLSGGQKQRIAIARAILKNPRILLLDEATSALDAESERIVQDALVKIMVDRTTIVIAHRLTTVKNADKISVVQRGKLIEQGSHAELIMNPDGAYSQLIRLQEVNSGKEEAATVGLGKQTSTSSVGRSYSRNLSFERSISRGSSVGRSSRRSFTINLGIPAAVEYLTDQPIGDEVGGGEHNCSDKEKRKVSVRRLVSLNMPEIPILLLGSIAAAVGGVILPVFGVLISSAIKTFYEPPQQLRKDARFWALMYVLLGVISFITVPVQHFLFGLAGGKLIERIRSLSFKKVVYQEVSWFDDPENSSGAIGARLSADAASIKSLVGDSLALMVQNLATVTAGLAIAMFANWKLALVVLVILPLMGAQGYAQMRFLKGFSSDAKKMYEEASQVANDAVGSIRTVASFCAERKVMSIYAEKCDAPMQQGVRQGVISGLGYGFSYLLLYCTYALCFYVGARFVHDGTATFSQVFRVFFALTMVAVGVSQSSAMGPDASKAKHAAASIFAILDRKSKIDASVNEGTELANVRGEIEFQHVSFKYPTRPDVQIFRDLCLTIHSGKTVALVGESGCGKSTVIALLERFYDPDEGMILLDGVEIRSLKISWLRRQMGLVGQEPVLFNDTIRANIAYGKQGNVTEEEIITVAEAANAHRFISALPQGYETNVGERGVQLSGGQKQRIAIARAILKDPKVLLLDEATSALDAESERVVQDALDKVMVGRTTIVVAHRLSTITGADVIAVVKDGVIAEQGRHEMLLKNANGVYASLVALHSSST; from the exons ATGGCTAAGGTTCCCTCAGAGCCAAACTGCGTCGACGGGAGAGGGACGGGACGAACAATGGGAGggggaggacgaggacgaggagagGCGAGGAGCGTCGCGGAGAAGCGCAGCGGCGATGGCCATGGCGACGGtgagggtgagggcgagggcgaggggaagcgcggcggcgggggcggggatCAGAAGGTGCCGCTGCACAGACTGTTCACGTTCGCGGACGCGCCTGACGTGACGCTGATGGCGGTCGGCACCGCGGCGGCGGTCGCCAACGGGCTGGCGATGCCGCTCATGACCTTCATCTTCGGCCAGCTCATCGACGCTTTCGGCGTCGCCAACCGCGAATCCGTCGTTCGTAGCGTCGCCAAG GTTGTTCTGAAATTTGTCTACCTTGCTGGTGCCTCTGGTGTTGCGGCATTTCTCC AGGTGTCATGCTGGATGGTGACCGGAGAGAGACAGGCATCACGCATTCGTCGCCTGTACCTCAAAGCGATACTTAGGCAGGATATGGCATTCTTTGACAACGAAACAACGACTGGAGAAGTGATCGGAAGGATGTCTGGCGACACGATATTAATCCAAGATGCTATTGGTGAAAAG GTTGCGAAGTTCATTCAATTGGTCTCGACTTTCTTTGGTGGCTTCATCGTTGCATTTACAAAAGGTTGGCTTCTCTCGCTCGTCATGCTGTCGAGCATTCCGCCTATTGTTATAGCTGGCGCAACCATGTCTTTAACAATATCAAGATTGTCAACCCGTGGCCAAGCTGCATATGCTGAAGCGGGAAACGTGGTAGAGCAGACAGTAGGATCTATCAGAACA GTTGTATCTTTCACTGGTGAGAAGCGAGCCATCGACAAGTACAACAAATTCGTCAATTCTGCGTACAAATCAGCTATTCACGAGGGAACTGCTGCTGGCATGGGCATTGGCTGTGTTCTGTTCGTCGTCTTCAGCAGCTACAGCTTAGCTGTATGGTATGGTTCCAAGCTGATCATTGAGAAAGGGTACAACGGAGGGGCTGTTATTAATGTCATCATGGCTATTATGACCGGTGCAAT GTCTCTAGGTCAGGCATCACCGTGTATAAATGCCTTTGCGTCAGGACGAGCTGCAGCATATAAGATGTTCGAGACAATCTACAGAAAGCCAGAAATCGATGCCTACAACGAGAATGGCCTTGTGTTGGCAGACATTAAGGGCGAAATCGATCTAAAAGATATCTACTTCAGCTACCCCGCAAGGCCTGATCAGTTGATATTTGACGGCTTCTCGTTGCATGTTTCGAGCGGCACAACTATGGCTCTAGTTGGAGAGAGTGGCAGCGGGAAGTCGACCGTGATTAGTTTGGTCGAGAGATTTTATGATCCTCAGGCAGGTGAAGTGCTCATAGATGGTGTGAATTTGAAGGAACTTAAACTAACCTGGATAAGGGAGAAAATTGGGCTTGTTAGCCAAGAGCCCATATTATTTACCACTACCATCAAAGAGAACATTGAATATGGTAAGGAAGGTGCGACCATGGATGAAATTCGGAGAGCAATGGAGCTAGCAAATGCTGCAAAGTTCGTTGATAAGTTGCCGAAT GGGTTGAACACGATGGTCGGTGAACATGGCACTCAGCTTTCCGGTGGACAAAAGCAGAGGATCGCAATTGCAAGGGCTATCCTAAAGAACCCCAGAATCTTACTTTTGGACGAAGCGACAAGTGCATTGGACGCAGAGTCTGAAAGGATAGTTCAAGATGCGCTTGTAAAGATCATGGTGGACCGGACAACCATAGTCATTGCTCATCGGCTGACCACCGTAAAGAATGCTGATAAAATATCAGTCGTGCAGCGCGGAAAACTAATAGAGCAAG GTTCGCACGCCGAACTGATCATGAACCCTGACGGCGCTTACTCTCAACTCATACGCCTGCAGGAGGTCAATAGCGGAAAGGAAGAAGCAGCCACAGTAGGATTAGGAAAACAAACTTCGACCTCCTCTGTGGGCCGATCCTATAGTAGGAATTTATCCTTTGAGAGATCAATTAGTAGAGGTTCCTCGGTCGGAAGAAGTAGCAGACGTTCTTTCACTATCAACTTAGGCATTCCTGCTGCTGTAGAGTATCTGACAGATCAGCCCATAGGAGATGAGGTTGGCGGAGGAGAGCACAACTGTAGTGACAAGGAGAAGAGGAAAGTTTCTGTGAGACGACTGGTCTCTCTGAATATGCCAGAGATCCCAATTCTTCTTTTAGGATCAATAGCTGCAGCTGTCGGTGGAGTTATTCTCCCTGTGTTTGGTGTCTTGATTTCAAGTGCCATCAAGACATTCTATGAGCCGCCGCAGCAACTACGAAAAGATGCAAGGTTTTGGGCACTAATGTATGTACTTTTAGGCGTCATTTCTTTCATTACAGTGCCCGTTCAACACTTCTTGTTCGGTTTAGCTGGCGGAAAGCTGATTGAACGGATTCGTTCGTTGTCTTTCAAGAAGGTGGTTTACCAAGAGGTCAGCTGGTTTGATGACCCTGAAAACTCCAG TGGAGCAATAGGTGCAAGGCTATCAGCAGATGCTGCGTCAATCAAAAGTCTTGTTGGGGATTCCTTGGCATTGATGGTTCAAAATTTGGCTACTGTTACTGCAGGTCTTGCCATTGCCATGTTTGCCAACTGGAAGCTAGCACTCGTAGTCCTAGTCATTCTTCCCTTAATGGGAGCACAAGGATATGCCCAGATGAGATTTCTCAAGGGATTCAGTTCAGATGCCAAG AAAATGTATGAAGAAGCAAGCCAGGTTGCTAATGATGCAGTCGGCAGTATTCGGACTGTGGCTTCATTCTGCGCGGAGCGCAAGGTTATGAGTATTTACGCAGAGAAATGTGATGCTCCAATGCAGCAAGGAGTTAGGCAAGGAGTAATAAGTGGCTTGGGCTACGGTTTCTCCTATTTGCTGCTCTACTGCACTTACGCTCTCTGCTTCTACGTCGGTGCTCGGTTTGTCCATGATGGAACTGCAACTTTCAGCCAAGTTTTCAGG GTGTTCTTTGCTTTAACCATGGTAGCTGTTGGAGTTTCACAGTCGAGTGCGATGGGTCCTGATGCTTCCAAAGCGAAGCATGCGGCTGCTTCTATCTTTGCGATTCTCGATAGGAAGTCCAAGATCGATGCCAGCGTTAATGAAGGAACGGAGTTGGCAAACGTGAGGGGAGAAATTGAGTTCCAGCATGTAAGCTTCAAGTACCCAACTCGACCTGATGTGCAGATCTTTAGAGATTTGTGCTTGACAATTCACTCCGGAAAG ACTGTTGCACTTGTTGGGGAGAGCGGCTGCGGAAAATCAACAGTGATAGCGCTGCTGGAGAGGTTTTACGACCCCGATGAAGGCATGATCTTGTTAGACGGTGTGGAAATCAGAAGCTTGAAGATCAGCTGGCTTAGGCGGCAGATGGGGCTGGTTGGCCAGGAGCCCGTGCTGTTCAACGACACCATACGTGCCAACATAGCCTACGGCAAGCAAGGTAATGTGACGGAGGAGGAGATCATCACGGTGGCCGAGGCGGCCAATGCCCACCGCTTCATATCGGCGCTCCCTCAGGGCTATGAGACCAATGTCGGGGAGAGAGGAGTGCAGCTGTCGGGCGGGCAGAAGCAGCGCATTGCAATCGCGAGGGCGATCTTAAAGGACCCGAAAGTGCTTCTTCTAGATGAAGCGACGAGTGCGTTGGATGCAGAATCCGAGCGAGTGGTGCAGGACGCGCTCGATAAGGTGATGGTGGGGAGGACGACCATCGTTGTGGCACATCGGCTGTCGACGATTACTGGAGCTGATGTGATCGCAGTCGTTAAGGACGGCGTCATCGCGGAGCAAGGTCGGCACGAGATGCTGCTCAAGAATGCAAATGGGGTTTACGCATCCCTTGTTGCACTTCACTCCAGCTCTACGTGA